A stretch of the Elephas maximus indicus isolate mEleMax1 chromosome 3, mEleMax1 primary haplotype, whole genome shotgun sequence genome encodes the following:
- the SEMA4A gene encoding semaphorin-4A isoform X3, with protein sequence MPILEDNVVEGKGQSPFNPAHKHTAVVVDGMLYSGTMNNFLGSEPILIRTLGHPVLRTDTFLSWLQPDASFVAAIPSTQVVYFFFEETASEFDFFEKVRSSRVARVCKNDVGGEKLLQKKWTTFLKAQLLCARHGQLPFNVIRHAVLLPASSSSVSYVYAVFTSQWQMGGTKSSAVCAFSLMDIEKVFEGKYKEMNKETSRWITYMGSEPSPRPGSVYAFTKNFLWEEVKCSVGPSSDKALTFMKDHFLMDGQVLGTPVLVKSGVEYTQLAVETAQDLEGNSHLVMYLGTTTGSLHKVVVSNNSDARLVEEIQLFPAPEPVRNLQLASTQGVVFAGFSGGVQRVPRANCSIYESCMDCVLAQDPHCAWDPESQTCRLLPSPVLSSWKQDIKRGNPKWACATGPVGGNHQPQTRPQIIKEVLAAPNSILELPCPHLSALASYRWSHGIAAVPEASSTIYNGSLLLLLQDGVGGLYQCWATESGFSYPVVSYWVDSQDQPLALDPELAGIPRERVKASLAGVGGGAALAAQRTYWPQFLTVTVLLALVLLGALICFVASPLGALRARGKVQGCEALPPREKAPLSKEQPLKPPKEHRTSASDVDTDNNHLGTEVA encoded by the exons ATGCCCATCTTGGAGGACAATGTCGTAGAGGGGAAAGGCCAAAGCCCCTTCAACCCAGCCCACAAGCACACGGCTGTCGTGGTGG ATGGGATGCTGTATTCTGGCACCATGAACAACTTCCTGGGCAGTGAGCCCATCCTGATACGAACACTGGGCCATCCTGTCCTCAGGACCGACACCTTCCTCAGCTGGCTGCAGC CAGACGCCTCCTTCGTGGCAGCCATTCCTTCGACCCAGGTCGTCTACTTCTTCTTCGAGGAAACCGCCAGCGAGTTTGACTTCTTCGAGAAGGTCCGCAGTTCCCGAGTGGCCCGAGTCTGCAAG AACGACGTGGGCGGTGAGAAGCTGCTGCAGAAGAAGTGGACCACCTTCCTGAAGGCCCAGCTGCTCTGCGCGCGGCACGGGCAGCTGCCCTTCAACGTCATCCGTCACGCAGTCCTGCTGCCTGCCAGTTCCTCCTCAGTTTCCTACGTTTACGCAGTCTTCACCTCCCAGTG GCAGATGGGTGGGACCAAGAGCTCTGCCGTCTGTGCCTTCTCTCTTATGGACATCGAGAAGGTCTTTGAGGGGAAATACAAGGAGATGAACAAAGAGACTTCACGCTGGATTACTTACATGGGGTCTGAGCCCAGCCCCCGGCCAGGCAGC GTTTATGCCTTTACCAAAAACTTCCTTTGGGAGGAAGTGAAA TGCTCAGTGGGCCCCTCCTCTGATAAAGCCTTGACCTTCATGAAGGACCATTTCCTGATGGATGGGCAGGTGTTGGGGACACCCGTGCTGGTGAAGTCTGGTGTGGAGTACACACAGCTTGCAGTGGAGACAGCCCAGGACCTTGAAGGGAACAGCCATCTGGTCATGTACCTGGGCACCA CCACAGGGTCCCTCCACAAGGTGGTGGTGAGCAACAACAGTGACGCTCGTTTGGTGGAGGAGATCCAGCTGTTCCCTGCCCCCGAGCCTGTTCGAAACCTGCAGCTGGCCTCTACCCAG GGCGTGGTGTTTGCAGGCTTCTCAGGTGGCGTCCAGAGAGTCCCCCGAGCCAATTGTAGCATCTATGAGAGCTGTATGGACTGTGTCCTTGCCCAGGACCCCCACTGTGCCTGGGACCCTGAGTCTCAAACTTGCCGCCTCCTGCCCAGCCCTGTCCT gagctcctggaagcaggataTAAAGCGAGGGAACCCAAAGTGGGCATGTGCCACCGGCCCCGTGGGTGGGAACCACCAGCCTCAGACCCGCCCCCAGATCA TTAAAGAAGTTCTGGCTGCTCCCAACTCCATCTTGGAGCTCCCCTGCCCCCATCTCTCAGCCCTGGCCTCTTACCGCTGGAGTCACGGGATAGCAGCAGTCCCAGAAGCCTCTTCCACCATCTACAATGGCTCCCTCTTGCTGCTGCTgcaggatggggtggggggtCTCTACCAGTGCTGGGCCACTGAGAGTGGCTTCTCCTACCCCGTGGTCTCCTACTGGGTGGACAGCCAGGACCAGCCCCTGGCCCTGGACCCTGAACTGGCGGGCATTCCCCGGGAGCGCGTGAAGGCCTCACTGGCCGGGGTCGGTGGTGGGGCCGCCCTGGCTGCCCAGCGGACCTACTGGCCCCAGTTCCTCACCGTCACTGTGCTCCTTGCCTTAGTGCTTTTGGGAGCCCTCATCTGCTTCGTCGCCTCCCCATTGGGGGCACTCCGAGCCCGGGGAAAGGTCCAGGGCTGTGAGGCCCTGCCCCCCAGGGAGAAGGCCCCACTAAGCAAGGAGCAGCCCCTCAAGCCCCCCAAGGAACACAGGACCTCTGCCAGTGACGTGGACACTGACAACAACCACCTGGGCACTGAGGTGGCATAA
- the SEMA4A gene encoding semaphorin-4A isoform X2: MALLALGLDLRSLLGLFLFQLMLLLLPPTTTKGSGQEPVARVRYHAGDGRRVLSLFQQKDLQDFDILLLSDDGNTLYVGAREAILALNIQDPGVPRLLNRISWPASEKKKTECAFKRKSNESQCFNFIRVLVSFNATHLYACGTFAFSPVCTFIELKNSNLMPILEDNVVEGKGQSPFNPAHKHTAVVVDGMLYSGTMNNFLGSEPILIRTLGHPVLRTDTFLSWLQPDASFVAAIPSTQVVYFFFEETASEFDFFEKVRSSRVARVCKNDVGGEKLLQKKWTTFLKAQLLCARHGQLPFNVIRHAVLLPASSSSVSYVYAVFTSQWQMGGTKSSAVCAFSLMDIEKVFEGKYKEMNKETSRWITYMGSEPSPRPGSCSVGPSSDKALTFMKDHFLMDGQVLGTPVLVKSGVEYTQLAVETAQDLEGNSHLVMYLGTTTGSLHKVVVSNNSDARLVEEIQLFPAPEPVRNLQLASTQGVVFAGFSGGVQRVPRANCSIYESCMDCVLAQDPHCAWDPESQTCRLLPSPVLSSWKQDIKRGNPKWACATGPVGGNHQPQTRPQIIKEVLAAPNSILELPCPHLSALASYRWSHGIAAVPEASSTIYNGSLLLLLQDGVGGLYQCWATESGFSYPVVSYWVDSQDQPLALDPELAGIPRERVKASLAGVGGGAALAAQRTYWPQFLTVTVLLALVLLGALICFVASPLGALRARGKVQGCEALPPREKAPLSKEQPLKPPKEHRTSASDVDTDNNHLGTEVA; this comes from the exons ATGGCCCTCCTAGCCCTGGGCCTGGACCTCCGGAGCCTCCTGGGCCTTTTCCTCTTCCAActaatgctgctgctgctgccgccaaCAACCACAAAGGGTAGTGGGCAGGAGCCTGTGGCCAGGGTCAGATACCATGCAG GGGATGGACGCAGGGTGCTTAGCCTCTTCCAGCAGAAGGACCTCCAGGATTTTGACATTCTGCTCCTGAGTGATGATGGAAACACTCTCTATGTGGGGGCTCGAGAGGCCATTCTGGCCTTGAATATCCAAGATCCAGGGGTCCCAAGGCTGCTCAACAGG ATATCCTGGCCAGCCAGTGAGAAGAAAAAGACTGAATGTGCCTTTAAGAGGAAGAGCAATGAG TCACAGTGTTTCAACTTCATCCGTGTCCTGGTCTCTTTCAATGCCACCCATCTCTACGCCTGCGGCACCTTTGCCTTCAGCCCTGTGTGTACCTTCATT GAACTCAAAAATTCCAACCTTATGCCCATCTTGGAGGACAATGTCGTAGAGGGGAAAGGCCAAAGCCCCTTCAACCCAGCCCACAAGCACACGGCTGTCGTGGTGG ATGGGATGCTGTATTCTGGCACCATGAACAACTTCCTGGGCAGTGAGCCCATCCTGATACGAACACTGGGCCATCCTGTCCTCAGGACCGACACCTTCCTCAGCTGGCTGCAGC CAGACGCCTCCTTCGTGGCAGCCATTCCTTCGACCCAGGTCGTCTACTTCTTCTTCGAGGAAACCGCCAGCGAGTTTGACTTCTTCGAGAAGGTCCGCAGTTCCCGAGTGGCCCGAGTCTGCAAG AACGACGTGGGCGGTGAGAAGCTGCTGCAGAAGAAGTGGACCACCTTCCTGAAGGCCCAGCTGCTCTGCGCGCGGCACGGGCAGCTGCCCTTCAACGTCATCCGTCACGCAGTCCTGCTGCCTGCCAGTTCCTCCTCAGTTTCCTACGTTTACGCAGTCTTCACCTCCCAGTG GCAGATGGGTGGGACCAAGAGCTCTGCCGTCTGTGCCTTCTCTCTTATGGACATCGAGAAGGTCTTTGAGGGGAAATACAAGGAGATGAACAAAGAGACTTCACGCTGGATTACTTACATGGGGTCTGAGCCCAGCCCCCGGCCAGGCAGC TGCTCAGTGGGCCCCTCCTCTGATAAAGCCTTGACCTTCATGAAGGACCATTTCCTGATGGATGGGCAGGTGTTGGGGACACCCGTGCTGGTGAAGTCTGGTGTGGAGTACACACAGCTTGCAGTGGAGACAGCCCAGGACCTTGAAGGGAACAGCCATCTGGTCATGTACCTGGGCACCA CCACAGGGTCCCTCCACAAGGTGGTGGTGAGCAACAACAGTGACGCTCGTTTGGTGGAGGAGATCCAGCTGTTCCCTGCCCCCGAGCCTGTTCGAAACCTGCAGCTGGCCTCTACCCAG GGCGTGGTGTTTGCAGGCTTCTCAGGTGGCGTCCAGAGAGTCCCCCGAGCCAATTGTAGCATCTATGAGAGCTGTATGGACTGTGTCCTTGCCCAGGACCCCCACTGTGCCTGGGACCCTGAGTCTCAAACTTGCCGCCTCCTGCCCAGCCCTGTCCT gagctcctggaagcaggataTAAAGCGAGGGAACCCAAAGTGGGCATGTGCCACCGGCCCCGTGGGTGGGAACCACCAGCCTCAGACCCGCCCCCAGATCA TTAAAGAAGTTCTGGCTGCTCCCAACTCCATCTTGGAGCTCCCCTGCCCCCATCTCTCAGCCCTGGCCTCTTACCGCTGGAGTCACGGGATAGCAGCAGTCCCAGAAGCCTCTTCCACCATCTACAATGGCTCCCTCTTGCTGCTGCTgcaggatggggtggggggtCTCTACCAGTGCTGGGCCACTGAGAGTGGCTTCTCCTACCCCGTGGTCTCCTACTGGGTGGACAGCCAGGACCAGCCCCTGGCCCTGGACCCTGAACTGGCGGGCATTCCCCGGGAGCGCGTGAAGGCCTCACTGGCCGGGGTCGGTGGTGGGGCCGCCCTGGCTGCCCAGCGGACCTACTGGCCCCAGTTCCTCACCGTCACTGTGCTCCTTGCCTTAGTGCTTTTGGGAGCCCTCATCTGCTTCGTCGCCTCCCCATTGGGGGCACTCCGAGCCCGGGGAAAGGTCCAGGGCTGTGAGGCCCTGCCCCCCAGGGAGAAGGCCCCACTAAGCAAGGAGCAGCCCCTCAAGCCCCCCAAGGAACACAGGACCTCTGCCAGTGACGTGGACACTGACAACAACCACCTGGGCACTGAGGTGGCATAA
- the SEMA4A gene encoding semaphorin-4A isoform X1, translating into MALLALGLDLRSLLGLFLFQLMLLLLPPTTTKGSGQEPVARVRYHAGDGRRVLSLFQQKDLQDFDILLLSDDGNTLYVGAREAILALNIQDPGVPRLLNRISWPASEKKKTECAFKRKSNESQCFNFIRVLVSFNATHLYACGTFAFSPVCTFIELKNSNLMPILEDNVVEGKGQSPFNPAHKHTAVVVDGMLYSGTMNNFLGSEPILIRTLGHPVLRTDTFLSWLQPDASFVAAIPSTQVVYFFFEETASEFDFFEKVRSSRVARVCKNDVGGEKLLQKKWTTFLKAQLLCARHGQLPFNVIRHAVLLPASSSSVSYVYAVFTSQWQMGGTKSSAVCAFSLMDIEKVFEGKYKEMNKETSRWITYMGSEPSPRPGSVYAFTKNFLWEEVKCSVGPSSDKALTFMKDHFLMDGQVLGTPVLVKSGVEYTQLAVETAQDLEGNSHLVMYLGTTTGSLHKVVVSNNSDARLVEEIQLFPAPEPVRNLQLASTQGVVFAGFSGGVQRVPRANCSIYESCMDCVLAQDPHCAWDPESQTCRLLPSPVLSSWKQDIKRGNPKWACATGPVGGNHQPQTRPQIIKEVLAAPNSILELPCPHLSALASYRWSHGIAAVPEASSTIYNGSLLLLLQDGVGGLYQCWATESGFSYPVVSYWVDSQDQPLALDPELAGIPRERVKASLAGVGGGAALAAQRTYWPQFLTVTVLLALVLLGALICFVASPLGALRARGKVQGCEALPPREKAPLSKEQPLKPPKEHRTSASDVDTDNNHLGTEVA; encoded by the exons ATGGCCCTCCTAGCCCTGGGCCTGGACCTCCGGAGCCTCCTGGGCCTTTTCCTCTTCCAActaatgctgctgctgctgccgccaaCAACCACAAAGGGTAGTGGGCAGGAGCCTGTGGCCAGGGTCAGATACCATGCAG GGGATGGACGCAGGGTGCTTAGCCTCTTCCAGCAGAAGGACCTCCAGGATTTTGACATTCTGCTCCTGAGTGATGATGGAAACACTCTCTATGTGGGGGCTCGAGAGGCCATTCTGGCCTTGAATATCCAAGATCCAGGGGTCCCAAGGCTGCTCAACAGG ATATCCTGGCCAGCCAGTGAGAAGAAAAAGACTGAATGTGCCTTTAAGAGGAAGAGCAATGAG TCACAGTGTTTCAACTTCATCCGTGTCCTGGTCTCTTTCAATGCCACCCATCTCTACGCCTGCGGCACCTTTGCCTTCAGCCCTGTGTGTACCTTCATT GAACTCAAAAATTCCAACCTTATGCCCATCTTGGAGGACAATGTCGTAGAGGGGAAAGGCCAAAGCCCCTTCAACCCAGCCCACAAGCACACGGCTGTCGTGGTGG ATGGGATGCTGTATTCTGGCACCATGAACAACTTCCTGGGCAGTGAGCCCATCCTGATACGAACACTGGGCCATCCTGTCCTCAGGACCGACACCTTCCTCAGCTGGCTGCAGC CAGACGCCTCCTTCGTGGCAGCCATTCCTTCGACCCAGGTCGTCTACTTCTTCTTCGAGGAAACCGCCAGCGAGTTTGACTTCTTCGAGAAGGTCCGCAGTTCCCGAGTGGCCCGAGTCTGCAAG AACGACGTGGGCGGTGAGAAGCTGCTGCAGAAGAAGTGGACCACCTTCCTGAAGGCCCAGCTGCTCTGCGCGCGGCACGGGCAGCTGCCCTTCAACGTCATCCGTCACGCAGTCCTGCTGCCTGCCAGTTCCTCCTCAGTTTCCTACGTTTACGCAGTCTTCACCTCCCAGTG GCAGATGGGTGGGACCAAGAGCTCTGCCGTCTGTGCCTTCTCTCTTATGGACATCGAGAAGGTCTTTGAGGGGAAATACAAGGAGATGAACAAAGAGACTTCACGCTGGATTACTTACATGGGGTCTGAGCCCAGCCCCCGGCCAGGCAGC GTTTATGCCTTTACCAAAAACTTCCTTTGGGAGGAAGTGAAA TGCTCAGTGGGCCCCTCCTCTGATAAAGCCTTGACCTTCATGAAGGACCATTTCCTGATGGATGGGCAGGTGTTGGGGACACCCGTGCTGGTGAAGTCTGGTGTGGAGTACACACAGCTTGCAGTGGAGACAGCCCAGGACCTTGAAGGGAACAGCCATCTGGTCATGTACCTGGGCACCA CCACAGGGTCCCTCCACAAGGTGGTGGTGAGCAACAACAGTGACGCTCGTTTGGTGGAGGAGATCCAGCTGTTCCCTGCCCCCGAGCCTGTTCGAAACCTGCAGCTGGCCTCTACCCAG GGCGTGGTGTTTGCAGGCTTCTCAGGTGGCGTCCAGAGAGTCCCCCGAGCCAATTGTAGCATCTATGAGAGCTGTATGGACTGTGTCCTTGCCCAGGACCCCCACTGTGCCTGGGACCCTGAGTCTCAAACTTGCCGCCTCCTGCCCAGCCCTGTCCT gagctcctggaagcaggataTAAAGCGAGGGAACCCAAAGTGGGCATGTGCCACCGGCCCCGTGGGTGGGAACCACCAGCCTCAGACCCGCCCCCAGATCA TTAAAGAAGTTCTGGCTGCTCCCAACTCCATCTTGGAGCTCCCCTGCCCCCATCTCTCAGCCCTGGCCTCTTACCGCTGGAGTCACGGGATAGCAGCAGTCCCAGAAGCCTCTTCCACCATCTACAATGGCTCCCTCTTGCTGCTGCTgcaggatggggtggggggtCTCTACCAGTGCTGGGCCACTGAGAGTGGCTTCTCCTACCCCGTGGTCTCCTACTGGGTGGACAGCCAGGACCAGCCCCTGGCCCTGGACCCTGAACTGGCGGGCATTCCCCGGGAGCGCGTGAAGGCCTCACTGGCCGGGGTCGGTGGTGGGGCCGCCCTGGCTGCCCAGCGGACCTACTGGCCCCAGTTCCTCACCGTCACTGTGCTCCTTGCCTTAGTGCTTTTGGGAGCCCTCATCTGCTTCGTCGCCTCCCCATTGGGGGCACTCCGAGCCCGGGGAAAGGTCCAGGGCTGTGAGGCCCTGCCCCCCAGGGAGAAGGCCCCACTAAGCAAGGAGCAGCCCCTCAAGCCCCCCAAGGAACACAGGACCTCTGCCAGTGACGTGGACACTGACAACAACCACCTGGGCACTGAGGTGGCATAA